Proteins encoded in a region of the candidate division KSB1 bacterium genome:
- a CDS encoding ABC transporter permease, producing MQLIWENIVIALMALWANKLRSSLTILCVIISIMSIIAVVSVVDGMDSYVKEKIASQGSNVFTIKRVNEWEILTDFDKFLKSLKNPKLTLDDLEALRHEVTLAEFTDASISRNERIKRGRRFVEEVDIRGRTEEYSAIGEFPLEEGRHIIRIDRLRRRNVCVLGWDVANSLFPEDEPLLKTVKIAGRHYTVVGVCEKKSSILGSNQNVFAFIPISTFTKQFGSRRRSFSIPIRTASMETFEAAQEQARIAMRIRHKLKPSEEDDFYITTSENLVSLWENISRAVFGSLVGVVSITLVVGGIIIMNVMLVAVSERTREIGIRKALGARRRHIMLQFIIESVVLTTAGAVIGIAFGFTAANLVAAFTPLPYRIALWSILVALAISFVVGLFFGVYPARKAARLDPVEALRYE from the coding sequence ATGCAACTGATTTGGGAAAACATTGTTATCGCCTTAATGGCACTTTGGGCGAATAAACTGCGGTCATCATTAACGATCCTTTGTGTCATTATATCCATCATGTCCATTATCGCGGTCGTTTCTGTGGTGGATGGCATGGATTCGTACGTCAAGGAAAAAATTGCTTCGCAAGGGAGTAATGTTTTTACAATTAAGCGTGTCAATGAATGGGAAATTCTAACTGATTTCGATAAATTCCTCAAATCTCTGAAAAACCCTAAACTAACCCTGGATGATTTGGAAGCGCTCCGTCATGAAGTAACGCTTGCTGAATTTACGGATGCTTCAATCAGTCGCAATGAAAGAATTAAACGTGGCCGGCGGTTCGTGGAAGAAGTGGACATTCGAGGTCGTACCGAAGAATATTCTGCCATTGGCGAGTTTCCACTAGAAGAAGGCCGCCATATTATTAGAATTGATCGACTGCGGCGTAGGAATGTTTGCGTGTTAGGTTGGGACGTCGCCAACAGTTTGTTCCCTGAAGATGAACCCTTATTAAAGACGGTGAAAATTGCCGGTCGTCACTACACTGTTGTCGGTGTATGTGAAAAGAAATCCTCAATTCTCGGTTCAAATCAAAACGTCTTCGCCTTTATCCCAATCTCCACGTTTACGAAGCAATTTGGTTCGCGGCGGCGCTCATTTTCCATTCCGATACGAACGGCCAGCATGGAAACTTTCGAGGCGGCTCAAGAGCAAGCCCGGATAGCCATGCGTATTCGGCATAAACTAAAACCATCTGAAGAAGATGATTTTTACATTACAACTTCTGAGAATCTTGTCTCCTTATGGGAAAACATCAGTCGTGCGGTTTTTGGATCGTTGGTTGGTGTCGTAAGCATAACTTTAGTAGTCGGCGGCATCATTATCATGAATGTCATGCTGGTGGCGGTTTCTGAGCGAACTCGGGAAATCGGTATTCGCAAAGCCCTGGGTGCAAGACGGCGCCACATTATGTTGCAATTCATTATCGAGTCCGTGGTGTTGACAACAGCAGGTGCCGTCATCGGCATCGCCTTCGGCTTTACTGCGGCAAATCTAGTCGCGGCATTCACGCCTCTGCCTTATCGTATTGCATTGTGGTCGATCCTTGTTGCATTGGCCATTTCATTTGTCGTTGGTTTATTCTTCGGAGTCTATCCGGCGCGAAAAGCGGCTCGGTTAGACCCTGTAGAAGCATTGAGATATGAATAA
- a CDS encoding ABC transporter permease, whose amino-acid sequence MKKEQSKSREIIVAQVNEALNEAWSTLRSHKMRSGLVILGVLIGVASLLGMVATVSGLNNFIRDSISAENTPILSLQKINFLAGEGTKEWEKRKNFTIDDAFALEELPHVRGVEVEYQRSVSVKYKERKANLIHMIGSNQPILQIQSMNVGEGRYFTTFEEDHRRKVVTLGAKAANSLFKNEDPIGKNIRIQGREYKVVGVFEDRKTIFGGFAENFMIIPYTAFERDFLFRRQGLEINVIVDDMAYVDEVTESMRALMRMRRKVPLAEPDDFAIISIDAVIEFTQNITDKVSLALVVLSSIALMVGGIGVMVIMLVSVTERTHEIGIRKAIGATRGQIVWQFLVEAATLSGIGGILGILVGISLALLIAKLVGFPFVLPLGWLIFSVVISVGIGLFFGIFPAQKAAKLDPIVALRYE is encoded by the coding sequence ATGAAAAAAGAACAATCTAAATCTCGCGAAATCATCGTAGCGCAAGTTAATGAAGCCTTAAACGAAGCATGGTCCACTTTGCGCAGTCATAAAATGCGTTCCGGCCTGGTGATTCTGGGTGTCCTAATTGGCGTCGCAAGTTTGCTGGGAATGGTCGCGACGGTGTCTGGTCTCAACAACTTCATCCGCGATTCAATAAGCGCTGAAAACACGCCGATCTTGTCGCTGCAAAAAATTAACTTTCTGGCAGGTGAGGGGACAAAGGAATGGGAGAAGCGAAAGAACTTTACTATTGATGACGCCTTTGCTTTGGAGGAGCTGCCCCATGTACGCGGCGTCGAAGTTGAATACCAAAGAAGTGTGTCCGTAAAATATAAAGAACGAAAGGCAAACCTGATTCACATGATAGGTTCGAATCAACCGATTTTGCAAATCCAAAGTATGAATGTGGGCGAAGGCAGGTACTTCACAACCTTTGAGGAAGATCACCGCCGCAAGGTCGTCACACTGGGCGCGAAAGCTGCGAACTCTTTGTTCAAAAATGAAGACCCCATTGGGAAAAACATTCGGATTCAGGGTAGAGAGTACAAAGTCGTGGGGGTGTTTGAAGATAGAAAAACCATTTTCGGCGGCTTTGCCGAGAACTTTATGATCATTCCTTACACTGCTTTCGAACGTGATTTTTTGTTTCGCCGCCAGGGACTTGAGATTAACGTGATTGTGGATGACATGGCCTATGTGGACGAAGTTACGGAGAGCATGCGGGCATTGATGCGTATGCGGCGCAAAGTACCGCTGGCTGAGCCGGATGATTTTGCTATTATCTCAATTGATGCGGTCATCGAATTTACTCAAAATATCACCGACAAAGTTTCTCTGGCTTTGGTTGTGCTTTCTTCAATCGCGCTCATGGTGGGAGGCATCGGCGTGATGGTGATCATGTTGGTTTCAGTGACTGAACGTACACACGAAATAGGCATTCGCAAAGCCATTGGCGCAACCCGGGGCCAGATAGTATGGCAATTCTTAGTTGAGGCCGCCACCCTGTCCGGCATCGGCGGTATCCTGGGTATTCTGGTTGGAATTAGCCTGGCTTTACTTATCGCAAAATTGGTGGGATTCCCGTTTGTGCTGCCGCTTGGATGGCTTATTTTTTCGGTAGTAATCTCCGTAGGTATCGGACTCTTCTTCGGGATATTCCCGGCGCAAAAGGCGGCCAAACTCGATCCAATTGTGGCCTTGAGGTATGAGTGA
- a CDS encoding TolC family protein, producing the protein MFKSIKSVLFTLTILAMVANMSYAQNGKVLTLEKCIEMGLKNNSQFKIAASQVDRSGANVMGSYSSILPRIQTTFSSSRQKQGDATFLGDVLVGIDSTTGESIVEQRTITQEGSERNSHFAQISYTQTLFDFGRSWNSIKQAKASFEASSNSLTSARYDVYSTVKQRYFELLKATNLEREYKLAVDRSNEQLNRTQSMFEIGSVAKIDVYRSEVTLGTDEISYIIQQNIVKIARANLNVVMGRDPDTPLQIVEAGVTTNPSKYPLEEALTIAEQNNPNLKRFENDMRSAEYGMKIAKSAYWPSFGIQATYSRNNSEFNGVYGGFDKNFSISLGGQVSFNIFNGFSDVAEAGRQSANHAIAKESWIAENRRMHLNVKQAMISLQAFHQISEINVRNLRAAEEEYRLAHERYRVGAGTQLEVTEAQVSLTRARVTLVRAKYDAMIAQAQLEAAMGIIEQDN; encoded by the coding sequence ATGTTTAAGTCTATAAAATCAGTATTATTCACTTTAACCATTTTGGCAATGGTAGCTAATATGTCTTATGCGCAAAATGGCAAAGTCTTGACTCTTGAAAAATGTATAGAAATGGGTTTAAAAAATAACTCGCAGTTTAAAATTGCCGCCTCTCAAGTGGATCGCTCGGGTGCAAACGTCATGGGGTCCTATTCAAGTATTTTGCCGCGAATTCAAACAACTTTTTCGTCCAGTAGACAAAAACAGGGAGATGCGACCTTTTTGGGTGATGTTCTGGTTGGCATCGATTCAACAACCGGTGAATCAATCGTTGAGCAACGTACCATAACTCAGGAAGGCTCCGAGAGAAATTCTCATTTCGCTCAAATATCTTACACGCAAACACTTTTCGATTTTGGGCGCAGCTGGAATTCAATCAAACAAGCGAAAGCCTCCTTTGAAGCCTCATCAAATAGCTTGACTTCAGCACGATATGATGTTTATAGCACCGTGAAACAACGTTACTTTGAGCTGCTCAAAGCCACTAATTTAGAGCGGGAATATAAATTAGCGGTCGATAGAAGCAATGAGCAACTGAACAGAACTCAGAGTATGTTCGAAATTGGTTCCGTAGCTAAGATCGATGTCTATCGCTCTGAGGTAACACTGGGAACCGATGAAATTAGTTATATTATTCAGCAAAATATTGTGAAGATTGCGCGGGCTAATTTGAATGTGGTCATGGGGCGCGATCCGGACACACCCCTGCAAATTGTGGAAGCCGGGGTTACCACGAATCCTTCAAAGTACCCGTTGGAAGAGGCGCTGACAATTGCCGAACAAAATAATCCCAACTTGAAGCGTTTTGAAAACGATATGCGCAGTGCTGAGTATGGTATGAAAATAGCAAAAAGTGCCTATTGGCCTTCATTTGGCATACAGGCAACCTATTCCAGAAACAACAGTGAATTTAATGGTGTTTACGGTGGTTTTGATAAAAACTTCAGTATTTCGTTAGGAGGGCAGGTCAGTTTTAATATTTTTAATGGATTCTCAGATGTAGCTGAGGCAGGCAGGCAAAGTGCAAATCATGCAATTGCAAAAGAAAGTTGGATCGCTGAAAACCGTCGTATGCATTTGAATGTCAAGCAGGCTATGATCAGCCTGCAGGCTTTCCATCAGATATCAGAAATAAATGTAAGAAATTTAAGAGCTGCCGAAGAGGAATACCGTTTAGCTCATGAAAGATACAGAGTCGGCGCCGGCACACAGTTAGAGGTTACGGAAGCACAAGTTTCTTTAACTCGTGCCAGAGTCACTTTAGTTAGGGCAAAGTATGATGCAATGATTGCCCAGGCCCAATTAGAAGCTGCAATGGGAATTATTGAACAAGATAATTAA
- a CDS encoding ABC transporter ATP-binding protein yields the protein MLINIKSLEKIYKLGTVEVPALRGIDLGIDSNEYVAIMGPSGSGKSTLMNIIGCLDTPTAGLYDFGGEDVSQMNDDQLASIRNKKIGFVFQTFNLLPRATALHNVELPLIYAGVPSSQRKDLARTALESVGLGDRVDHKPNELSGGQRQRVAIARALVNNPSIILADEPTGNLDTKTGEEIMEIVQSLYEQGNTVILVTHEAYIAEHANRIIRLRDGLIESDEIKKNGKHLN from the coding sequence ATGCTAATAAATATCAAATCTCTTGAAAAAATTTATAAATTAGGTACGGTCGAGGTCCCTGCTTTGCGCGGAATTGATCTCGGCATCGATTCTAATGAATATGTCGCGATTATGGGACCTTCCGGTTCCGGTAAATCTACTTTGATGAATATTATTGGGTGTCTTGATACGCCAACCGCGGGTTTGTACGATTTCGGCGGTGAGGATGTGAGCCAAATGAACGACGATCAATTGGCCTCCATCCGCAATAAAAAAATAGGATTTGTCTTTCAAACTTTTAACTTGCTGCCGCGCGCGACGGCCTTGCACAATGTGGAGCTGCCGCTGATTTACGCTGGCGTTCCTTCTTCGCAAAGAAAGGATTTAGCACGGACAGCTTTGGAAAGCGTGGGGCTTGGCGACCGCGTCGATCATAAGCCAAACGAACTTTCCGGGGGGCAGCGCCAGAGAGTGGCAATTGCCCGGGCGCTGGTAAATAATCCCTCGATCATTTTGGCTGATGAACCCACAGGAAACCTGGATACCAAGACCGGCGAAGAAATCATGGAAATTGTTCAATCGCTTTACGAGCAGGGTAACACGGTTATACTCGTGACACATGAAGCATACATTGCAGAGCATGCCAACCGGATTATTCGCCTGCGCGATGGTTTAATAGAGAGCGATGAGATTAAGAAAAACGGAAAACATTTAAATTAA
- a CDS encoding polyprenyl synthetase family protein, whose amino-acid sequence MDDQFKLLLQEWRRLIDQRLFQVLDGHHPPILYDPIQYVLEAGGKRIRPILLALSCKAVGGNLDTCWDAAVAVELLHDFTLVHDDIMDRDDTRRGRATVHKKWDSDIALLAGDGLVALAFQSLLRTQSSKIHQLANVFTDGVVELCEGQALDLEFETNGDVNLNDYLVMIGKKTARLLNVSAKLGGVIGAGNEKEVQALGNFGYNLGCGFQIQDDLLDITSDEAIMGKTYGSDVMRKKQTYLLVHALSKADSNIKEKLRFLLTKPEINRAQINEVKSLFEKAGSIEAAKSAINDYILSAQSNLDELHSTQGKELLLSFLKYVSTRNA is encoded by the coding sequence GTGGATGACCAGTTTAAACTTCTTCTTCAAGAGTGGAGACGGCTAATTGACCAAAGGTTATTCCAGGTTCTGGATGGACATCATCCACCGATTTTGTATGATCCGATCCAGTACGTTTTAGAGGCAGGCGGAAAACGGATTCGGCCAATTCTATTGGCCCTTTCGTGCAAAGCAGTGGGTGGCAATCTTGATACTTGTTGGGATGCTGCTGTTGCAGTTGAATTGCTGCACGACTTTACTTTGGTGCATGATGACATTATGGACCGCGACGATACCCGGAGAGGACGGGCGACGGTACATAAAAAATGGGATTCGGATATCGCTCTTCTTGCCGGTGACGGGCTTGTTGCGCTAGCCTTTCAATCTTTGCTGCGAACCCAATCTTCGAAAATTCACCAATTAGCCAATGTTTTTACCGATGGGGTCGTCGAGCTTTGCGAGGGCCAGGCTCTTGATTTAGAATTTGAAACGAATGGAGATGTGAATCTCAATGATTATTTAGTTATGATCGGAAAAAAGACGGCGCGGCTTTTAAATGTTTCAGCGAAACTTGGCGGCGTTATCGGCGCCGGCAATGAAAAGGAAGTGCAAGCATTGGGAAACTTCGGTTATAATTTGGGCTGTGGTTTTCAAATTCAAGATGACTTGCTGGACATCACCTCTGATGAAGCCATAATGGGTAAAACTTACGGCAGCGACGTCATGCGAAAAAAACAAACCTACTTGTTAGTACACGCTTTATCCAAGGCCGATTCAAATATAAAAGAAAAATTGAGATTTTTGTTGACGAAACCGGAAATTAATCGAGCGCAAATCAACGAAGTTAAATCCCTCTTTGAAAAAGCCGGCTCAATTGAAGCAGCAAAGTCCGCAATTAACGATTATATTCTTTCCGCACAAAGTAATCTCGATGAACTTCATTCGACTCAAGGTAAGGAGTTGCTGTTAAGCTTTCTGAAGTACGTCTCAACTCGTAACGCATAA